The Mesoterricola silvestris sequence GGCGGGTTCCAGCCAGCCTTCGATGGCGAAGCTGCCGCCCCAGATGCGGGGAAGGCCCAGGAGGCCCGCCAGGAGCGCGCCCGCGGCCAGGAGCGCCAGGGGCAGGGTCATGGTCCAGGGGCTCTCGTGGGCGTGCTCGTAGGCGTGGGGGTCCCGGGGCTTGCCCCAGAAGGCCAGGCCCATGAGGCGCCACATGTAGAAGGCGGTGCACACCGCGCCCAGGAGGCCGATGACGTAGAGGGCGGGGCTCTTGAGGTAGGCCAGGTAGAGGATCTCGTCCTTGCTGAAGAAGCCCGAGGTGCCCGGGAAGCCCATGATGCACAGCGTGGCGATGAGCATGGTCCAGAAGGTGACGGGCATCTTCTCCTTGAGCCCGCCCATGCGGAACAGGTCCTGCTGGTGGTGCAGGCCGTGGATGACGCTGCCGGCCCCCAGGAAGAGGAGGGCCTTGAACCAGGCGTGGGTGAAGACGTGGAAGAACCCGGCCGCGAAGCCCGCGGCGCCCAGGCCCAGGAACATGTAGCCCAGCTGGCTCACCGTGGAGTAGGCCAGCACCTTCTTGATGTCGCGCTGGAAGAGGCCGATGGTGGCGGCGAAGAGGGCCGTGATCCCGCCCGTCCAGGCCACGACGGTCAGGGTCGTGGGGGCCAGTTCGTAGAGGGGCGCCATGCGGCAGATGAGGTAGATGCCGGAGGTGACCATGGTGGCGGCGTGGATGAGGGCGCTGACGGGGGTGGGGCCCGCCATGGCGTCCGGGAGCCACAGGTAGAGGGGGATCTGGGCGCTCTTGCCCGTGGCGCCCACGAACATCATCAGGGTGGCGAAGGTGAGGACGCCGAAGCCGGCCTCCGGGGCCAGGTGCCCGGCCTTGCCCAGGATCTCGCCCACGGTGAGGGTGCCGAAGCTGGCGAAGAGCGCCATCATGCCCACGATCATGCCCAGGTCGCCCACGCGGTTGAACAGGAAGGCCTTTAGGCCCGCGGCCGGGGCGTAGTCCGTCTCGATGTAGTAGCCGATGAGCAGGTAGCTGCAGAGGCCCACCCCTTCCCAGCCCACGAACAGCAGCGGCAGGGAGGAGCCCAGCACCAGGGTGAGCATGAAGAAGACGAAGAGGTTCAGGTAGCAGAAGTACCGGGCGTAGCCCTCCTCCTCCCACATGTAGCCCACGGAGTAGAGGTGGATCAGCAGGCCGATGCCCGCCACCACCAGGGCCATGACCGAGCTGAGCGGGTCGAAGACCAGCCCGAAGGGGACCTTCAGGTCGCCCACGGCCATCCAGTCGAAGTAGGCCAGGTCCAGGCGGTGCCCGGGGGCGGCCTTGGCGGCGAAGAAGAGGGCCAGGGCCAGGACGAAGGAGGCGCCCACGGTGCCCAGGGCCACGGCGGTGACGGCGGCCTTGCCCGCCCTCTTCCCGAGGAGGCCGTGGAAGGCGGAGCCCAGGAGGGGCAGGACGGGGATGAGCCAGGCGATTCTCTGCATCATGCCCTCACAGCTTGAGCGCGTCGGCGCGGTCGGTGTCGGTGGTGGTGCGGTGGCGGAACAGGCCCACCACCAGCGCCAGGCCGACGGCGGCCTCGCACGCGGCCACCGCGATGATGAAGAGGTAGAACACCGTGCCCTGGACGTCGCCCCCCCGGGCCCGGGCGAAGGCCAGCAGGGCCACGTTGGCGGCATTGAGCATGAGCTCGACGCCCATGAACTGCACCAGCACGGAGCGCCGGCTCAGGACGATGAAGAAGCCGATGGCGAAGAGCAGCAGCGCCACCAGGACGTAGCCCTGGAGGCTGCCTTGCAGGAGGTTGGACATGGTCGGCTCCATCACAGGTCCCGCTTCACCAGGACCACGGCCCCGACCATGGTCGCCAGGAGCAGCAGGCCCACGATCTCGAAGGCGGCGAGGTGGTTCTTGAACAGGGCGTTGCCCAGGGCCCCCAGGTCCATGGGGGGCGGGATGCCCGGGGAGGGCGGCGTCCTCAGGAAGCTTGAGGACAGCACCACCTTCACGGCGCCCCCGGCCAGGGCCAGGGCGGCGGCGGCCGAACCCCACCGCTGGATGGCGTGGGCCTTCAGGGCCTCCTCCTCCTCGTGGGCGCTCAGCAGCATGATGACGAACAGCACCAGCACGACGATGGCGCCGGAATAGACGATGACCTGCAGGGCCGCGGCCACGGGGTTGGCCAGCAGCAGGAAGAGCCCGGCCACCCCGAAGAAGGTGAGCACCATGCAGAGCCCGGCCACGACGAGGTTCTTCTGGAAGGCCAGGGAAAGCGCGCCGAGCAGGGTGATGAGGGCGAATGTCAGGAACATGGCGGGTCCTACAGCGAGGTCGGGTTACGGGGGATGGAGGGCGTGGGATCCTGGGTGATCCGGGCCTTGCCGTCCTTGTCCGCATAGGTGTTCATGAGGTCCCACTTGCCGAACTGCATGGAGAGCCGGTCGTAGGAAGCCTGCTCGTAGTCGCCCCGCAGCCAGATGGCGTCCTTGGGGCAGGCCTCCTCGCACATGCCGCAGTAGATGCACCGGAGCATGTCGATGCGGAAGACCGCCGGGCGCTTCTCCTCGAAGCCCTGGGTCTTGTTCAGGTCCCCGAAGGCGTCGGCCTCGATGGTGATGCACCTCGCCGGGCAGGCCTCGGCGCACATGAAGCAGGCCACGCACTTGATGGACCCGTCCTCGAAGCGCTTGAGCTCGTGGAGGCCCCGGTACCCGGGGGCCACCTCCCGCTTCCATTCGGGGTACTGCACCGTGAACCGCTTGCGGCTCCGGGTGAGGATCTGCTTGAGGAAGTGCTTCATGGTGATGGCCATGCCCTGGAGCACGGGGATCACGTAGGTGCGGTCCACCCACGTGAGTTCGACTTTCTTGACGACGACTGCCATTGGTCAACCCCGCCGGTACATGAGGAACGCCTGGACCATGAGGTTGCCCAGGCTCAAGGGGAGCATCACCTTCCAGCCCATGAACATCAGCTGGTCGAACCGGAAGCGGGGCACGGTCCACCGGATCCAGATGAAGACCCAGCAGAAGAACACCAGCTTGAGGACGAAGGCGGCGATGGAGAGGGTGACGGAGGGCGCGGCCACGAAGGGCACCTGCCAGCCGCCGAAGTAGAGCGTCACGATGAGGGCGGCGGCCGTGACGATGTGCACGTACTCCGAAAGCTGGAGCAGCGCGAACTTCATGGAGCCGTACTCGGTGTGGAAGCCCGCCACGATCTCGCTTTCGCCCTCGGCGAAGTCGAAGGGGAGGCGGTTGGTCTCGGCGAACATGCACACGAAGAACACCAGGAAGCCGAAGAACTGGGGGATGACGTTCCAGAGCACGGCCTGGTGGGCGATGATCTCGTGGGGGTCATAGCCGCCCGTGCGCAGGAAGATGGCCACCACCGCCAGGCTCATGGCCAGCTCGTAGCTCACCATCTGGGCCGAGGCCCGCATGCCGCCCAGGATCGACCACTTGTTGTTGCTGCTCCAGGCGGCGGTGAGGATGCCGTACACAGCCACCGACCCGATGGCCAGGGGGTAGAGCATGCCCATGCCGTTGCCGGGCTCCAGGAGGCTCATGTGGTAGGTCTGGCCGCCCTGCACCAGGGACCGGCCGAAGGGGATGACCGCGAAGCCCATCATGGCCGGCACGAAGGCCAGGAAGGGGGCCAGCCAGAACAGGGCCTTGTTGGCGTCGGCGGTGACCAGGTCCTCCTTCAGGAAGAACTTGATGCCGTCCGCGGCCAGCTGGGGCAGGCCCAGCAGGCGCCAGCGCCCGAAGAGCAGGGCCCGGTTGGGCCCGATGCGGTCCTGGATCATGGCGCTGCCCCGGCGCTCCACCCAGGTGAGGAGGGCGGCCAGGGTGAGGGGACCCGCGAAGACGATGATCACCTTGGCGATCATCCAGAAGGTCTGGGGCTGGAGGTGCAGGAGTCGGGCTAGGAATTCCATCGGGCAGCTTTCCGGCAGGCTTCCACAGGGAAGCCCGGCTCATCCAAATTACCAGGGGGATCACATAAGAACAAACGGCGTGGCTGTTAGCATACCGGGATCCGGGCGGGGAAAAAGAGGGTCCCTTGACGGGGATCAAGGCGGGGGCCCGCCGGGTCCTCCAGGCTGGTCCCTGGAGGTAGTCATGAAACAGCGTTGGCTGATTCTTCTTCTGGTGCTCATCGCCAGCTTCGGGGTCCTGGGGATCGGGGGGCGGCAGATCGCCCTCAACGCCCCGCCCATCCCCGCCAGCGTGGTGGGCCCCGATGGGCGCGAACTGGTGGGCGCCGGGCAGATCCTGGACGGCCAGAAGAGCTACCTGGGCCACGGCGGCCAGCACATCGGATCCATATGGGGCCACGGGGCCTACCTGGCCCCGGACTGGACGGCCAAGGCCCTGCACCGCTGGGCCGAGTTGACCCTCGCCCAGGCCAAGGCCTCCGGCCTCTCCGACGCCGAGGCCCGGGCCCGCACCCAGGCCGCCTTCCAGTCCAACAGCTTCCAGGACGGCACCCTGACCCTGGACGCCCCCCGGGCCGCGGCCTACGCCGCCACCCGGGAGGAGCTGGCCCGCACCGTCTTCGGGGGCGACAGGGACGCCGCCATCCCCGCCCGCTGGATCCCCTCCATGGAGGAGGGCGAACGCGTGGCCGATTTCTTCCTGTGGACCGCCTGGACCGCCGCGGCCCGCAGGCCCGGCGAGGACGTGAGCTACACCCAGAACTGGCCCCAGGAATCCCTGGTGGGCAACCAGATCACCCCCATCAGCCACCTGTGGAGCATCCTCTCCATCGTCCTGCTGATCCTGGGCGTGGGCCTCATGGTGTGGTTCCAGGCCTCCCAGAAGGAGGAGGCCTTCCCGGCCCCCCAGCCCATGACCCCCGAGCCGGCCACCCCCAGCCAGCGCTGGTCCGCCATCTACTTCGCCGTGGCCATGGCCCTCTTCATGGTCCAGATCCTCATGGGCGTGTTCACCGCCCACTACGCCGTGGAATCCAATTCCCTCTACGGCATCGACCTCAGCCGCATCCTGCCCTACGCGGCCACCCGCACCTGGCACCTGCAGCTCGCCGTGTTCTGGATCGCCACCTGCTGGCTGGCCACGGGCCTCTACCTGGGCCCCAAGCTCGCCGGCCGTGAACCCAAGGGCCAGTACCTGGGCGTCGCCGGCCTCCTGGTGGCCCTCGTGGTGGTGGTGGTGGGCGCCCTCACCGGCAGCCAGCAGGCCATCCTGGGCCGCCTCAGCGGCTCGTTCATGCTGGGCCACCAGGGCTACGAGTACGTGGAACTGGGCCGCCTCTGGCAGATCCTCCTCACCGTGGGCATGGTGGGCTGGCTCGTGCTGGTGGTGCGGGCCATCCGCCCCGCCCTGGCCGCCGAGAAGGGCTCCCTGGGCCTCCTGAAGCTCTTCCTCCTGGCCGCCGTGGCCATCCCGCTCTTCTACTCCGCGGGCTTCATGTACAACCGCGAGACGCACCTGGCCCTGGCCGAGTACTGGCGCTGGTGGGTGGTGCACCTCTGGGTGGAAGGCTTCTTCGAGGTGTTCGCCACCGTGGCCATCGCCCTGCTCTCCACCCGCCTCGGCCTCCTGCGGGAGAAGACCGCCCTGCGCAGCGTGAACCTCAGCATGATCCTCTTCCTGGGCTCGGGCATCATCGGCACCTTCCACCACCTGTACTTCTCGGGCTCCCCGGCCTTCATCTCCGCCCTGGGCTCCATGTTCAGCGCCCTGGAGATCGTGCCCCTGACCATCGTGGGCTTCGAACTGGCCCAGAGCCTGCGCGCGGGCCGCGCCCTGGGCAGCGGCTACGAGTGGCCCTTCAAGTTCTTCGCCGCGGTGTGCTTCTGGAACCTCATCGGCGCGGGCGTATTCGGCATGCTCATCAACCCCCCGTCCATCCTCTACTACGGCCAGGGCCTCAACACCACGCCCATCCACAGCCACGCCGCCCTCTTCGGGGTCTACGGCTTCCTCGCCATCGCCCTGATGCTCTTCGCGCTGCGCGGCATGACCCCCGACCGCGCCTGGGACGGCAAGCTGCTGAAGACCGGCTTCTGGGGCCTCAACCTGGGCCTGGTGCTCATGCTCGTCCTGAGCCTGATCCCCAGCGGCCTGAACCAGATCGTCCAGAGCCTCCAGCACGGCACCTGGTTCGCCCGGAGCGCCGCGGTGGTGCAGAGCCCCTTCATGCGGACCCTCACCTGGATGCGCTTCCCCGGCGACGTCCTCTTCGGCGTCGGCGCCCTGGCGGTGACCGCGTTCACGATCAAGGCCGTCATCGCCGCCTGGAAGTGGCGCAAGGCCTAGGCGGATCCCATCGATGGGAAAAAAAGGGGGGGCGCAGGCCCCCCCTTTTCCGTGCCGGACGGAAAGGCCCGGCCTTCCCCTTCATTCCCGGCTTCCGTAGTAGGTCCAGGACCACAGCCGGATCGAGGTGCCCTCCACCGGCCCCCGCTGGTAGAGCCGCACCCAGCCCGCGGGCTGGGGGCTCCACTTCACCATCAGGGCCTGGTTGTCGGCGCTCTCCCCCAGGCCGGAGGCGTCCACCAGGTAGGTGGGGTAGCCGGGCTCGGGGAAGGCCACCTGGATCCAGTCGCCGCGGCGCTCCAGGGGGGAGACCACCACGTCGCGCACCTTGCGGGGGGTGCGCTGGACGTCCAGGTCCTCCTGGCTGTGGGGGGGCGCGTTGCGGCCGGGGGCGAATTCCCGGGGGGCGGAGGTGCGCCAGAGGGCTTCGCCCACCATGCGCCCGTCGGGAAAGCCCGTGGGGGCGTAGGGGGCGTCGTCCCGGGGCTCGGTGCGCACGGCCTGGAGGGCCAGGCTGAGCATGAGGCGGTTGTGCAGGGTCCAGCCTTCGCGGCTGGTGCGCTCCTTCACGGAAAGGCGCGAATCGGCCAGGATGGCCTCCAGGTGGCCCTCCAGGGTCGTCACCCGGGCGCGGCTGGCGGCGAGGTCCACCCAGCCCCACCCCAGGGGCCCGCCCCACACCAGGGCGCGGCCCTTGTCCAGGGCGTAGACCGCGGGGTGCTCGCTGGGCTCGCCCGTGACCAGGGGGCCCGAGAGGCTGAGGCATTCCACGGCCATGACCTTCTCGGCCTTGGGGCCCTTGAACCAGTCCAGGACCTCCAGCCCCGGCAGGGAGCTCCCCCCCTGGCGTGCCTTGACCCAGTACACGGTGAATTCCTGCTGCCCCGTGCCGGGCCCCTCCAGGACGCCCAGGGCGCCCTCCTCCGGGGGTTGCCGGTCCAGGTTCAGCCAGGCGGTGACGGGCGGGGCGGCCTTCTTCCGGCGGCACCCCGTGCCGACGCCCAGCGCCACGACCATCCCTAGCATCAGTGCGACCCTGAGTTTCATGATGCTGCTCCCGTTGTCCCGTTGGAACGTGGCACCAGGATAGCGGAAACGGGGGCCTACTTGGCCTCGGCCTTCGCCCAGGAATCCTTGAGGCTCACGGTGCGGTTGAAGACCGGGGTCCCCTTCCCGCCGTCCGGATCGGCCACGAAGTAGCCCAGGCGCTCGAACTGGAAGGCCTCCCCGGGCCGGGCGGCGGCGAGGGAGGGCTCCACCCGGGCCGCGGGCAGCACCTCCATGCTTTCGGGGTTGAGGAAGTGGCGCCAGTCCTCGCCCTCGGGCACGTCCATGGGGTCCTTGGCCGTGAAGAGCCGGTCGTAGAGGCGCACTTCGCAGGCCAGGGCGTGGGCGGCGGAAACCCAGTGGAGGGTCCCCTTGACCTTCCGGCCGTCGGGGGCGTCCCCGCCCAGGGAGGCGGGGTCCCAGGTGCAGCGGAGCTCCGTGACCTCGCCCGCGGCGTCCTGCACCACGCCGGTGCAGCGCAGGAGGCAGGCGTTCTTCAGGCGCACCTCGGCGCCCGGGGCCAGGCGGAACCACTTCTTCGGGGCCTCGATCTGGAAATCCTCCCGCTCCACGTAGACTTCCCGGGTGAAGGGCACCTTGCGCCGGCCCAGGGCCTCGTTCTCGGGGTGGTTCGGCACGTCCAGCCAGTGCACCTCGCCCTCGGCCATGTTCTCGATGACCACCTTCAGGGGGCGCAGCACGGCCATGGCCCGGGGGGCGCTTCCGGCCAGGTCCTCGCGCACGCAGTGCTCCAGGAGGCCCACGTCGGCCACCATGTCCCGCTTGGCCACGCCCACCTTCTCGGCGAAGGCGCGCACGCTGGCGGCGGTGTAGCCCCGGCGGCGCAGGCCGCTGATGGTGGGCATGCGGGGGTCGTCCCAGCCCTTGACGATGCCCTCCTTGACCAGTTCCAGGAGGCGGCGCTTGCTCATGACGGTGTAGGTGAGGTTGAGCCGGGCGAACTCGATCTGCCGGGGATGGGGGCGGGAGAAGAACTTACCGTCCACGTCCTGCTGCAGGAACCAGTCGTAGAGGGGCCGGTGGTCCTCGAATTCCAGGGTGCAGATGGAGTGGGTGATGCGCTCGATGGCGTCCGAGACCCCGTGGGCGAAGTCGTACATGGGGTAGATGAGCCAGGCGTCGCCGGTGCGGTGGTGGTGGGCGCGCTTGATGCGGTACATGAGCGGGTCCCGCATGTTCATGTTGGGGCTCTGCATGTCGATCTTCGCCCGCAGGGTCCTGGCGCCGTCGGGGAACTCCCCGGCGCGCATGCGCCGGAAGAGGTCCAGGTTCTCCTCGGGGCTCCGGTCCCGGTACGGGCTGTTCCGCCCGGCCTTGAAGAAGTTGCCCCGGTATTCCTTGATCTCCTCCTCGTTCAGGTCGCACACGTAGGCCATGCCCCGGCCGATGAGGTACTCCGCGTAGTCGTAGAGGAACGGGAAGTAGTCCGAGGCGTAGTGCTCCCCGGCCCAGTCGAAGCCCAGCCAGCGCACGTCGTCCCGGATGGAGTCCACGTACTCGATGTCCTCCTTGACGGGGTTCGTGTCGTCGAAGCGCAGGTTCGTACGGCCTCCGTACTTGGCGGCGAGGCCGAAATTGATGCAGATCGACT is a genomic window containing:
- a CDS encoding NuoI/complex I 23 kDa subunit family protein; this translates as MAVVVKKVELTWVDRTYVIPVLQGMAITMKHFLKQILTRSRKRFTVQYPEWKREVAPGYRGLHELKRFEDGSIKCVACFMCAEACPARCITIEADAFGDLNKTQGFEEKRPAVFRIDMLRCIYCGMCEEACPKDAIWLRGDYEQASYDRLSMQFGKWDLMNTYADKDGKARITQDPTPSIPRNPTSL
- the nuoK gene encoding NADH-quinone oxidoreductase subunit NuoK, whose translation is MSNLLQGSLQGYVLVALLLFAIGFFIVLSRRSVLVQFMGVELMLNAANVALLAFARARGGDVQGTVFYLFIIAVAACEAAVGLALVVGLFRHRTTTDTDRADALKL
- a CDS encoding NADH-quinone oxidoreductase subunit J family protein, with amino-acid sequence MFLTFALITLLGALSLAFQKNLVVAGLCMVLTFFGVAGLFLLLANPVAAALQVIVYSGAIVVLVLFVIMLLSAHEEEEALKAHAIQRWGSAAAALALAGGAVKVVLSSSFLRTPPSPGIPPPMDLGALGNALFKNHLAAFEIVGLLLLATMVGAVVLVKRDL
- a CDS encoding complex I subunit 1/NuoH family protein, with translation MEFLARLLHLQPQTFWMIAKVIIVFAGPLTLAALLTWVERRGSAMIQDRIGPNRALLFGRWRLLGLPQLAADGIKFFLKEDLVTADANKALFWLAPFLAFVPAMMGFAVIPFGRSLVQGGQTYHMSLLEPGNGMGMLYPLAIGSVAVYGILTAAWSSNNKWSILGGMRASAQMVSYELAMSLAVVAIFLRTGGYDPHEIIAHQAVLWNVIPQFFGFLVFFVCMFAETNRLPFDFAEGESEIVAGFHTEYGSMKFALLQLSEYVHIVTAAALIVTLYFGGWQVPFVAAPSVTLSIAAFVLKLVFFCWVFIWIRWTVPRFRFDQLMFMGWKVMLPLSLGNLMVQAFLMYRRG
- the nuoL gene encoding NADH-quinone oxidoreductase subunit L is translated as MQRIAWLIPVLPLLGSAFHGLLGKRAGKAAVTAVALGTVGASFVLALALFFAAKAAPGHRLDLAYFDWMAVGDLKVPFGLVFDPLSSVMALVVAGIGLLIHLYSVGYMWEEEGYARYFCYLNLFVFFMLTLVLGSSLPLLFVGWEGVGLCSYLLIGYYIETDYAPAAGLKAFLFNRVGDLGMIVGMMALFASFGTLTVGEILGKAGHLAPEAGFGVLTFATLMMFVGATGKSAQIPLYLWLPDAMAGPTPVSALIHAATMVTSGIYLICRMAPLYELAPTTLTVVAWTGGITALFAATIGLFQRDIKKVLAYSTVSQLGYMFLGLGAAGFAAGFFHVFTHAWFKALLFLGAGSVIHGLHHQQDLFRMGGLKEKMPVTFWTMLIATLCIMGFPGTSGFFSKDEILYLAYLKSPALYVIGLLGAVCTAFYMWRLMGLAFWGKPRDPHAYEHAHESPWTMTLPLALLAAGALLAGLLGLPRIWGGSFAIEGWLEPALAFGKAEAPEAAEHGSHALAWGLMALSTTLALAGGLAGFLIYRKGPAGEEAFAGRNPRLYRVLANKYFVDEGVEAGLLAPVRWIGNLAWKFFDVILIDGIGVNLPGALTRIAGDFTARTQTGRVRNYALGMAFGTVLLLWIFLR
- a CDS encoding nitric-oxide reductase large subunit — encoded protein: MKQRWLILLLVLIASFGVLGIGGRQIALNAPPIPASVVGPDGRELVGAGQILDGQKSYLGHGGQHIGSIWGHGAYLAPDWTAKALHRWAELTLAQAKASGLSDAEARARTQAAFQSNSFQDGTLTLDAPRAAAYAATREELARTVFGGDRDAAIPARWIPSMEEGERVADFFLWTAWTAAARRPGEDVSYTQNWPQESLVGNQITPISHLWSILSIVLLILGVGLMVWFQASQKEEAFPAPQPMTPEPATPSQRWSAIYFAVAMALFMVQILMGVFTAHYAVESNSLYGIDLSRILPYAATRTWHLQLAVFWIATCWLATGLYLGPKLAGREPKGQYLGVAGLLVALVVVVVGALTGSQQAILGRLSGSFMLGHQGYEYVELGRLWQILLTVGMVGWLVLVVRAIRPALAAEKGSLGLLKLFLLAAVAIPLFYSAGFMYNRETHLALAEYWRWWVVHLWVEGFFEVFATVAIALLSTRLGLLREKTALRSVNLSMILFLGSGIIGTFHHLYFSGSPAFISALGSMFSALEIVPLTIVGFELAQSLRAGRALGSGYEWPFKFFAAVCFWNLIGAGVFGMLINPPSILYYGQGLNTTPIHSHAALFGVYGFLAIALMLFALRGMTPDRAWDGKLLKTGFWGLNLGLVLMLVLSLIPSGLNQIVQSLQHGTWFARSAAVVQSPFMRTLTWMRFPGDVLFGVGALAVTAFTIKAVIAAWKWRKA
- a CDS encoding glutamine--tRNA ligase/YqeY domain fusion protein; this encodes MTNETPAPEPRSLNFIEEIMEADGSSGKHQGRICTRFPPEPNGYLHIGHAKSICINFGLAAKYGGRTNLRFDDTNPVKEDIEYVDSIRDDVRWLGFDWAGEHYASDYFPFLYDYAEYLIGRGMAYVCDLNEEEIKEYRGNFFKAGRNSPYRDRSPEENLDLFRRMRAGEFPDGARTLRAKIDMQSPNMNMRDPLMYRIKRAHHHRTGDAWLIYPMYDFAHGVSDAIERITHSICTLEFEDHRPLYDWFLQQDVDGKFFSRPHPRQIEFARLNLTYTVMSKRRLLELVKEGIVKGWDDPRMPTISGLRRRGYTAASVRAFAEKVGVAKRDMVADVGLLEHCVREDLAGSAPRAMAVLRPLKVVIENMAEGEVHWLDVPNHPENEALGRRKVPFTREVYVEREDFQIEAPKKWFRLAPGAEVRLKNACLLRCTGVVQDAAGEVTELRCTWDPASLGGDAPDGRKVKGTLHWVSAAHALACEVRLYDRLFTAKDPMDVPEGEDWRHFLNPESMEVLPAARVEPSLAAARPGEAFQFERLGYFVADPDGGKGTPVFNRTVSLKDSWAKAEAK